One genomic window of Methanobacterium sp. Maddingley MBC34 includes the following:
- a CDS encoding putative metal-dependent phosphoesterase, PHP family (PFAM: PHP domain), with translation MIIDPHIHSTCSGDSTVTVKDIIKHSRKIGLDAIAIADHNTLRGSEIALKDFGRMDDLVIIPAMEVSTSKGHIVALGISEEIPKGISPEETVELIRIQGGIAVAAHPFVTYREGLFTNVKFVDVDAMETLNSRYIFGYSNWRAKNMAKERNIPQIGASDAHFLGAIGSCVTEVEADFSVDGIIKGILSGKTNVFGDRTPLPLILKEVINKKIRRI, from the coding sequence ATGATCATTGACCCTCACATTCACAGTACCTGTTCTGGAGACTCCACCGTTACGGTGAAGGATATTATTAAGCATTCTCGCAAAATTGGTCTGGATGCAATTGCAATTGCTGATCATAACACTCTTAGGGGTTCTGAGATTGCTTTAAAAGATTTTGGCAGAATGGATGATCTGGTAATCATCCCTGCCATGGAAGTTTCCACCAGCAAGGGACACATTGTGGCCCTGGGTATCAGTGAAGAAATACCAAAAGGAATCTCCCCGGAGGAAACAGTGGAACTCATACGTATTCAGGGAGGGATTGCAGTGGCAGCCCACCCATTCGTAACTTACCGGGAAGGACTGTTCACCAATGTGAAATTTGTGGATGTGGATGCCATGGAAACCCTCAATTCTCGATACATATTTGGATATTCCAACTGGCGAGCTAAGAACATGGCTAAAGAAAGGAACATCCCCCAGATCGGTGCCAGTGATGCGCACTTTTTAGGGGCCATTGGTAGTTGTGTCACCGAAGTGGAAGCAGACTTCTCAGTGGATGGTATAATAAAGGGTATTCTTTCTGGGAAGACCAATGTTTTCGGAGATCGAACACCATTGCCCCTTATACTTAAAGAAGTTATTAACAAGAAGATCAGAAGAATTTAA